Proteins from one Prevotella sp. E2-28 genomic window:
- a CDS encoding DUF4960 domain-containing protein codes for MKTKILNIIGLICIVCGFAACSVDDHTGSIEISGECLVQEFVLNGQYTATINTEKHLIKVKVPVDFTAKDDMEITGLTISSGAKSNFKVGDHINLMADRTLHITNGDLVMDYQVAVRNDEAIMNLFLLEGVKGAINQADKTVTVSVTANSGVDLANATFEVECSEDATCSPASGTKGNFTEPFQITLTDNTATNTYTVYAVLIDKPKALFVGEAENIEMLNDEEKAAAKWLTGNIAGSAYASWSDLANGNVSLDECKFIFFHRHCSSYGNYNGFAEAEKAAMSAISKMKECWQRGVGFVLGRSAVNFAIALGAMPADAYPNNVWGGGGGEGSDLMGDDPWHFYAYDINHPLWKDLKTYPGAAENAVYTLDKDYTICNTTSQFGFWGEYETGKDAVEAKTGGRALGGDNSVSSWELKAANGEYGKGGVICFGSGLFDWNSPTAYTSNYHDNMGSIMMNAYKYLTGE; via the coding sequence ATGAAAACAAAGATATTAAACATCATAGGTCTCATCTGCATTGTTTGCGGTTTTGCAGCATGCTCTGTCGATGACCATACTGGCAGCATTGAAATCAGCGGAGAATGTCTGGTTCAGGAGTTTGTACTCAACGGACAATATACTGCCACTATCAACACTGAGAAGCACCTTATCAAGGTGAAGGTACCCGTAGACTTCACCGCAAAGGATGATATGGAAATTACGGGACTCACCATCTCCTCTGGTGCAAAGAGCAATTTCAAAGTGGGCGACCACATCAATCTTATGGCAGACAGGACTCTGCATATCACCAATGGTGACCTCGTGATGGATTATCAGGTGGCTGTACGCAATGATGAGGCCATTATGAATCTCTTCCTCCTTGAGGGTGTTAAGGGAGCCATCAATCAGGCCGACAAGACCGTGACTGTATCTGTGACTGCCAACAGCGGTGTGGATCTTGCTAATGCAACCTTCGAGGTGGAGTGCAGTGAGGACGCCACATGCAGTCCTGCCAGTGGTACGAAGGGAAACTTTACAGAACCTTTCCAGATTACCTTGACTGACAATACGGCTACAAACACCTATACCGTTTATGCAGTGCTTATCGACAAGCCTAAGGCCCTGTTCGTAGGTGAGGCAGAGAATATAGAAATGCTCAATGATGAAGAAAAGGCTGCTGCTAAGTGGCTCACAGGTAATATCGCTGGCTCAGCCTACGCTTCTTGGAGCGACCTGGCTAATGGTAACGTATCGCTCGACGAGTGTAAGTTTATCTTCTTCCATCGTCATTGCTCTTCATACGGCAACTACAACGGCTTTGCTGAGGCAGAGAAGGCAGCTATGTCGGCAATCTCCAAGATGAAAGAGTGCTGGCAGCGTGGTGTGGGCTTTGTATTAGGACGCTCTGCTGTGAACTTCGCTATTGCATTGGGTGCTATGCCCGCTGATGCTTATCCCAACAATGTTTGGGGTGGCGGTGGTGGCGAAGGCTCCGACCTGATGGGCGATGATCCTTGGCACTTCTATGCTTACGACATCAACCACCCATTGTGGAAAGACCTGAAGACCTATCCTGGTGCTGCAGAGAATGCAGTCTATACACTTGATAAGGACTATACCATCTGTAATACGACGTCACAGTTCGGCTTCTGGGGCGAATACGAAACCGGTAAGGATGCCGTTGAGGCAAAGACAGGCGGACGTGCTTTGGGTGGCGACAACAGTGTCTCTTCATGGGAACTGAAGGCTGCTAATGGCGAATATGGCAAGGGCGGTGTTATTTGCTTCGGTTCCGGACTCTTCGACTGGAACTCCCCCACAGCTTATACTTCGAACTATCATGACAATATGGGGTCCATCATGATGAATGCGTATAAGTACCTTACTGGTGAGTGA
- a CDS encoding RagB/SusD family nutrient uptake outer membrane protein — translation MKTKIFNIICAGLIGFGFTSCSDFLEEQVPQATLTQDEVKDAKYIDNVIISAYAGLVSIEDMNASFSLWNYDTRSDDAYVGGADASDGGPFHNLEKEVGINTTDWPFASIWGKLYNYLSRVSLSLDMLQTADQSNTKIQQRTAEMKFLRAYGHFQLKRLFKKIPFVNKPNMQEEDYNNLSNTEYTNDEGWQQIINDLEDAYAVLPVTQTEKGRPTKAAAAAFLAKVYLYKAYHQDDANTNEVTSINEDDLKKVVEYTTPAIYTAAGYGLETDLHNLFRPEEQYENGKESIWAIQYSRNDGTEYGNVNFSNRLIVPCIPKVHDSGCDFYKPSHNLVDAYRTNSDGLPILDNFASVDYTVGSAETVDPRLFVTVGVPGTPYMFNTAYMMSESNTWSRSGGDYGYFVSLKQNVDPDLTNMYLFNCDNQWASSMNRVVLRYADVLLMRAEAQAQLNNTTEAITLVNQVRQRAIGMMSNSIVSGYPNKYGVHYAVGKYNGSYDKDQTMKIVKMERRLELAMECERFFDLVRWGDAATVINKFYTDESATMNFLKGSSFTANKNEYLPVPFEQIAASNGHYTQNCGSW, via the coding sequence ATGAAAACTAAGATATTCAATATAATCTGTGCTGGTCTGATAGGCTTTGGCTTCACCTCTTGCTCTGATTTCTTGGAGGAGCAGGTGCCTCAGGCTACGCTGACACAGGACGAAGTCAAGGATGCCAAGTATATTGACAATGTGATTATTTCTGCATACGCAGGTCTGGTATCTATCGAGGACATGAATGCATCGTTCTCTTTGTGGAACTACGACACACGCTCTGACGATGCTTACGTAGGCGGTGCTGATGCCAGCGATGGCGGTCCGTTCCACAATTTGGAGAAGGAAGTAGGTATCAACACGACTGATTGGCCTTTCGCTTCTATCTGGGGGAAGCTATATAACTACCTGTCGCGTGTATCCCTCTCTTTGGATATGCTGCAGACAGCCGACCAGAGCAACACCAAGATTCAGCAGCGCACAGCTGAGATGAAATTCCTTCGTGCTTACGGACATTTCCAGTTGAAGCGCTTGTTCAAGAAGATTCCTTTTGTTAATAAGCCTAATATGCAGGAGGAAGACTACAACAACCTCTCGAACACCGAGTACACCAATGATGAGGGCTGGCAGCAGATTATCAACGATCTAGAGGATGCTTATGCCGTGCTACCTGTGACGCAGACAGAAAAGGGGCGTCCCACCAAGGCTGCCGCCGCCGCATTCCTGGCTAAAGTATATCTTTATAAGGCTTATCATCAAGACGATGCCAACACCAACGAGGTGACCAGCATTAACGAGGATGATCTGAAAAAAGTGGTTGAATATACCACTCCTGCTATCTATACCGCTGCTGGCTACGGTTTGGAGACCGACCTGCATAACCTGTTCCGTCCTGAGGAGCAGTACGAGAACGGCAAGGAGAGCATCTGGGCTATCCAGTACTCGCGCAACGACGGTACGGAATATGGTAACGTGAACTTCTCTAATCGTCTGATTGTGCCTTGTATTCCAAAGGTGCACGACTCTGGTTGCGACTTCTACAAGCCTTCACATAATCTGGTTGATGCCTATCGTACCAACAGCGATGGTCTGCCCATACTTGATAATTTCGCTTCGGTTGACTATACCGTTGGTTCTGCCGAAACTGTTGACCCCCGACTCTTTGTCACCGTTGGTGTGCCAGGAACTCCTTATATGTTCAACACCGCCTACATGATGAGCGAGAGTAATACGTGGAGCCGTTCTGGTGGCGACTATGGCTATTTTGTGTCTCTGAAACAGAATGTTGATCCCGATCTCACCAATATGTATCTCTTCAACTGTGACAACCAATGGGCTTCGTCAATGAACCGCGTGGTGCTGCGCTATGCTGATGTACTGCTGATGCGTGCTGAGGCTCAGGCTCAGTTGAATAACACTACAGAGGCCATCACATTGGTGAACCAAGTACGTCAGCGTGCTATCGGCATGATGAGCAACAGCATCGTTTCGGGCTACCCCAACAAGTATGGCGTACACTATGCCGTAGGTAAGTATAATGGTTCTTACGACAAGGATCAGACTATGAAGATTGTAAAGATGGAACGCCGTCTGGAGTTGGCAATGGAGTGTGAGCGTTTCTTTGACCTCGTACGCTGGGGCGATGCCGCTACTGTTATCAACAAGTTCTATACAGACGAGAGTGCTACGATGAACTTCCTGAAAGGCTCTTCATTTACTGCCAATAAAAATGAATACCTGCCTGTTCCATTCGAACAGATAGCAGCTTCTAACGGACACTACACGCAAAACTGCGGAAGCTGGTAA
- a CDS encoding TonB-dependent receptor produces the protein MKELRRILMSTLLILVSTLMYAQTEITGSVVDETGEGVIGATVKEKDTSNGTVTDIDGNFKLKVKAGTMLVVTYIGYDPIEAEAANGMKIQLKQDELLLNEVVVTGYTTQRKADLTGAISTVSPADLAKQNENNPIKAMQGRVPGMNIAADGNPSGAASVRIRGIGTLNDNDPLYIIDGVPTKAGMHELNGNDIESIQVLKDAASASIYGSRAANGVIIITTKKGKEGAVKVNFDASVAASFYTNKIETMNASEWGRAFWQASVNDGLNPNNNNLGYNFDWSYDKNGNPVLNKLSMNMYLDENATVRTGDTDWFNEITRTGIVQQYNLSISNGSKRGNSFFSVGYYENKGTIKDSQFSRLSARANSDYKLIDGLVTIGENFTMNRTKGTDAPGGILENALEFNPNFPIYAENGEFAQALGAYSERENPLSLLYNNKDNEYTQWRSFGDIHLSITPFKDFMIRTTLGMDYSQKQQRFFTYPIANGKVMRTETAAESKQEHWMRWMWNAIVTYNLEIGKHRGDAMIGMEVNRQDYNWNSAKRYEMSILNTDYMWPSAGSGRQLAEGSGDGFSLVSFFGKVNYTYADKYLASLTMRRDGSSRFGKNNQYGIFPSASAGWRISEEKFMKGINFLDNLKLRYSWGQTGNQEISNTARYTLYKAVVTTGLWGSGQAGTSYDIAGNNGGYALDNGYVRTQRGNEDIKWETTTQHNIGIDFALLGNEIYGGFDWFHKLTSDILLPMEGIGAMGEGASQWINAGEMKNIGWELSVGYRHKLSNGFSWDINGNISRYTNEITKLPATVAANGKFGGNGVKSVIGHPMGAQVGYIADGIFKSQEEIDNHAVQEGAGLGRIRYKDLNGDGKITEADQDWIYDPTPDFTWGLNVYLEYKDFDFTMFWQGVQGVDVDCRGYKSQTDFWANTNINVPYLNKGVRVLDAWTPANSGSDIPALTTSDTNNEGRVSSYYIENGSFVKLRTIQLGYNVPKAFSKKLHMERIRLYASAQNLLTLKSSKFSGADPENPGFGYPIPLNMTFGLNVSF, from the coding sequence ATGAAAGAACTAAGGAGAATCCTAATGAGCACGTTGCTCATTCTTGTGAGTACTTTAATGTACGCACAAACAGAGATTACGGGTTCGGTAGTCGATGAGACTGGCGAAGGCGTAATCGGTGCTACCGTAAAGGAGAAAGACACATCGAATGGAACGGTTACTGACATCGATGGTAATTTCAAACTGAAGGTTAAGGCCGGCACGATGCTCGTTGTCACTTACATTGGTTACGACCCCATTGAGGCCGAAGCTGCCAATGGTATGAAAATTCAACTGAAGCAGGACGAACTTCTGTTGAATGAAGTAGTTGTAACGGGTTATACCACTCAGCGTAAGGCCGACTTAACAGGTGCCATCTCGACGGTGAGCCCTGCCGACCTCGCCAAGCAAAACGAGAACAACCCCATCAAGGCTATGCAGGGTCGTGTGCCAGGCATGAATATCGCTGCCGATGGTAATCCCTCTGGTGCTGCCAGTGTTCGCATTCGTGGTATCGGCACACTGAACGACAATGATCCTTTGTATATCATTGACGGTGTACCCACGAAGGCTGGTATGCATGAGTTGAACGGCAACGATATTGAATCAATTCAGGTGTTGAAAGATGCCGCCTCAGCTTCTATCTATGGTAGCCGTGCTGCCAATGGTGTGATTATCATCACTACGAAAAAGGGTAAGGAAGGTGCCGTTAAGGTGAACTTTGACGCCAGTGTTGCTGCTTCTTTTTATACAAATAAGATTGAGACGATGAATGCCAGTGAGTGGGGACGTGCTTTCTGGCAGGCTTCTGTTAATGACGGTCTCAATCCCAATAACAATAATCTGGGCTACAACTTTGATTGGAGCTACGACAAAAACGGCAACCCCGTGCTGAACAAGTTGTCAATGAACATGTATCTCGACGAGAACGCAACTGTTCGTACGGGTGATACCGATTGGTTTAATGAAATTACCCGTACAGGTATTGTACAGCAATATAACCTCTCAATAAGCAATGGCTCTAAGCGGGGCAATTCGTTCTTCTCAGTGGGCTATTACGAAAACAAGGGTACTATCAAGGATAGTCAGTTCAGTCGTTTGTCAGCCCGTGCCAATAGCGATTATAAGTTGATTGACGGACTGGTAACAATAGGTGAGAACTTTACGATGAACCGTACCAAGGGAACTGATGCCCCTGGCGGTATTCTGGAGAACGCCTTGGAGTTTAACCCCAACTTTCCCATCTATGCTGAGAATGGTGAGTTCGCTCAGGCTCTCGGTGCTTATTCTGAGCGTGAGAACCCACTGAGCCTGCTCTATAATAATAAGGATAACGAATACACCCAGTGGCGTTCATTTGGTGACATACATTTGAGTATCACACCGTTTAAAGACTTCATGATTCGCACCACGTTGGGTATGGACTACAGTCAGAAACAGCAGCGCTTCTTCACTTATCCTATTGCAAACGGTAAGGTGATGCGTACTGAGACAGCTGCTGAGAGCAAACAGGAGCACTGGATGCGCTGGATGTGGAACGCCATTGTCACCTACAATCTGGAAATTGGCAAGCATCGTGGTGATGCCATGATTGGTATGGAGGTAAACCGTCAGGATTACAACTGGAACAGTGCCAAGCGCTACGAAATGAGTATTCTCAATACGGATTATATGTGGCCATCGGCAGGTTCTGGTCGTCAGTTGGCAGAAGGTTCAGGTGATGGTTTCTCACTGGTATCATTCTTTGGAAAGGTGAACTATACCTATGCCGATAAGTATCTGGCTTCGCTGACCATGCGTCGTGATGGTTCAAGCCGTTTCGGTAAGAATAACCAGTATGGTATCTTCCCATCTGCCAGTGCAGGTTGGAGAATCAGTGAAGAGAAATTCATGAAAGGCATCAACTTCCTGGATAACCTGAAGTTGCGCTATTCTTGGGGACAGACCGGTAACCAGGAAATCTCGAATACCGCCCGCTATACACTCTACAAGGCTGTGGTTACTACAGGCCTCTGGGGAAGCGGACAGGCAGGAACTTCTTATGATATTGCCGGCAACAACGGTGGTTATGCCCTAGATAACGGCTATGTACGTACACAGCGTGGCAATGAGGATATCAAATGGGAGACAACCACCCAGCATAATATTGGTATCGACTTCGCCCTGCTCGGCAACGAGATCTACGGTGGCTTCGACTGGTTCCATAAGTTGACCAGCGACATCCTGCTGCCAATGGAAGGTATTGGTGCTATGGGTGAGGGTGCTTCACAGTGGATTAATGCCGGTGAGATGAAAAACATCGGTTGGGAACTGTCAGTAGGCTATCGCCATAAGCTGTCCAACGGTTTCTCATGGGATATCAATGGAAATATCAGCCGCTATACCAACGAGATTACAAAACTGCCTGCAACGGTGGCTGCCAACGGAAAGTTCGGTGGTAATGGTGTAAAGAGCGTCATTGGTCACCCTATGGGTGCTCAGGTGGGCTATATAGCTGACGGCATATTCAAGAGTCAGGAAGAGATTGACAACCACGCCGTACAGGAAGGTGCTGGTCTTGGCCGCATCCGCTATAAGGATCTGAACGGTGATGGTAAGATTACAGAGGCCGATCAGGACTGGATTTACGACCCGACACCCGACTTCACATGGGGCCTGAACGTCTATCTGGAGTATAAAGACTTTGACTTCACGATGTTCTGGCAAGGTGTTCAGGGTGTGGACGTTGACTGCCGAGGCTATAAGTCACAGACCGACTTCTGGGCTAACACCAATATCAACGTGCCTTATCTGAATAAAGGTGTACGTGTGCTCGATGCTTGGACTCCCGCCAATTCTGGAAGTGATATCCCTGCCCTCACCACAAGTGATACGAACAATGAGGGCCGTGTTTCTTCTTACTATATAGAGAATGGCTCTTTCGTTAAACTGCGTACTATCCAGTTGGGCTACAACGTACCAAAAGCCTTCTCTAAGAAACTGCACATGGAGCGCATCCGCCTCTATGCTTCTGCACAGAACCTTTTGACCCTGAAGAGCAGTAAGTTCTCTGGTGCCGACCCCGAGAACCCCGGATTCGGCTATCCTATTCCTCTGAACATGACATTCGGATTGAACGTGTCGTTCTAA
- a CDS encoding substrate-binding domain-containing protein: MQKLNLCVIIILVVLTSCSQSGKRHKIGVSQCSEDIWREKQNAELRMGAYLQGDVELRFAAAYDSDERQVQQIDSLVATGIDLLIVAPNQVATISPAIDRAFDKGIPVIVFERKTNSQKFTAFISADNYEMGRLMGEYIASQLHGKGRVVEIMGLEGSSPAIERHNGFADALKNFPNIEVVATLQGDWTEESAVKAVKDYQGDLNNIDFVFGQNDRMAMGARIALGTSTIKYCGIDGLPGENGGIQLVRDSLLDASYIYPTHGDQIIDLAIRILEGKPYEKETMMMSALVTRDNAKVLLMESEEIMRQSAHLDQLHRKADGYLHELDTQRVVSWLAIGVVVLLIVIIVLFYLYHLRRITLQKERVVNTLWDMKPLVPSVNQETAVMQEETSDSNQEQEEHDDPAATSLFITRFKEVVEARLDDSDVSVEDLAADMNLSRVQLYRKVKSITDASPVELLRTARLKKAYQMLLTTDKSVSEVAYAVGFTSPSYFTKCFKDEYGKVPGELRSS; this comes from the coding sequence ATGCAGAAACTGAATTTGTGCGTTATTATAATATTGGTTGTTTTGACTTCCTGCTCGCAAAGTGGGAAGCGGCATAAGATAGGAGTGTCGCAATGTTCAGAAGACATCTGGCGGGAGAAGCAGAATGCGGAACTAAGGATGGGTGCCTACTTACAAGGTGATGTGGAACTGCGATTTGCTGCCGCTTATGATAGTGACGAGCGACAGGTTCAGCAGATAGACAGTCTCGTGGCTACGGGTATTGACCTTCTGATTGTTGCACCTAATCAGGTGGCGACAATTTCTCCTGCCATCGACCGTGCCTTCGACAAGGGCATTCCCGTCATTGTGTTCGAGCGCAAGACCAATTCACAGAAGTTCACCGCCTTCATCTCTGCCGATAACTACGAGATGGGCCGTTTGATGGGTGAATACATCGCCTCACAACTACATGGAAAAGGACGTGTCGTGGAAATCATGGGACTTGAAGGCTCGTCACCTGCCATTGAGCGCCATAATGGCTTTGCTGATGCCTTAAAGAACTTCCCCAATATAGAAGTTGTGGCTACGCTTCAAGGCGACTGGACGGAGGAAAGCGCCGTCAAGGCCGTGAAAGACTATCAGGGTGACTTGAACAATATCGATTTCGTCTTTGGTCAAAATGACCGAATGGCAATGGGTGCCCGCATAGCTTTAGGGACATCCACAATAAAATACTGCGGCATCGATGGTCTGCCTGGTGAAAATGGCGGCATCCAGTTAGTACGTGATTCGCTACTTGATGCCTCATATATTTATCCCACTCATGGTGACCAGATTATCGATTTGGCCATTAGAATACTTGAAGGCAAGCCTTATGAAAAGGAAACCATGATGATGTCAGCTCTCGTTACTCGTGATAATGCCAAGGTGCTACTGATGGAGAGCGAGGAAATCATGCGTCAGTCGGCTCATTTGGACCAATTGCACAGGAAGGCCGATGGCTATCTTCATGAACTCGATACTCAGCGCGTAGTCAGTTGGTTGGCCATTGGTGTAGTCGTTCTTCTCATCGTGATTATAGTCTTGTTCTATCTCTATCATCTGAGAAGGATAACTCTTCAAAAGGAGCGTGTGGTAAACACCTTGTGGGACATGAAGCCTTTAGTGCCCTCCGTTAATCAGGAGACAGCTGTCATGCAGGAGGAAACGTCCGATAGTAATCAGGAACAGGAAGAACATGATGATCCTGCTGCGACCTCCCTCTTTATTACTCGCTTTAAGGAGGTTGTTGAAGCACGTCTCGATGATAGCGATGTCAGTGTGGAAGATCTGGCCGCTGATATGAACCTCAGTCGTGTGCAGCTCTATCGCAAGGTGAAATCTATTACTGATGCCTCCCCTGTGGAACTGCTACGCACTGCCCGCCTGAAAAAAGCCTACCAGATGCTGCTTACTACCGACAAGAGTGTAAGTGAGGTAGCTTATGCCGTTGGTTTCACTTCACCTAGTTACTTTACCAAATGTTTCAAGGATGAATATGGAAAAGTACCAGGTGAGTTGCGTTCATCTTAA
- a CDS encoding SusD/RagB family nutrient-binding outer membrane lipoprotein, producing the protein MITKYIKNTFVACSVCFCMTAVLTACSDNYMEEVNTDESKATSIDPSAQLTTALLQTYGDFGLMDTYRSYITGFTQHFAGGWNVSNYAGSVHANDDQMRLIWDQYYAVSIKNLVDAIYNSEDKPNTNAALRIHRAYLMAVLTDTYGDLPCTEAGLGFIKNISTPKYDTQETIYDFIFDELTKCSAQLGTGTDRIGGDVTSLNGDAAAWRKYANSLRLRYAMRISEVNPTKAQQEFEKALADEGGYITEASEDAYIIYTDGPFTLYDGSRDLDFRVNALGEILYGQDPTSPTFVCSTLFNILNNSNDPRLYRICRHYINTKRSEIKPDREWNVDVTDEVLAYLTSAGETEHPCDPGAAWWNNWVNAPANSAIPTLDKLVQQYPEAGFDGSNYPARMMRPFLSIDFEMPDRPGTLITSAEVEFLLAEAKLNGWNVPGTIKDHFNAGIKASIKWMNEQYLNTTNSISDAEINTFVTSQATALSTNAKEAINTQAWILHMMNPAEAWANLRRSDYPALRDRTMLSKFESDFTYDDNNLQTPTRLCYPLLENKYNKANYTDALNRLGGKDDWHKRLWWDVKDINVK; encoded by the coding sequence ATGATTACAAAATATATTAAGAATACTTTCGTTGCTTGTTCTGTATGCTTCTGCATGACAGCAGTTCTCACAGCTTGCAGCGACAACTACATGGAAGAGGTAAATACTGACGAGAGTAAAGCCACTTCTATCGACCCCAGCGCACAATTAACCACAGCCCTGCTGCAGACCTATGGTGATTTCGGCCTGATGGATACTTATCGCAGCTATATCACTGGTTTTACTCAGCATTTTGCTGGTGGCTGGAACGTCAGCAACTATGCTGGCAGTGTGCATGCCAATGATGATCAGATGCGCCTTATCTGGGATCAATACTATGCCGTGTCTATCAAGAACCTAGTAGATGCCATCTATAACTCTGAGGACAAGCCTAACACTAACGCTGCCCTGCGTATTCACCGTGCTTACTTGATGGCTGTACTCACCGACACCTATGGCGACCTGCCTTGCACAGAAGCTGGTCTTGGTTTCATCAAAAACATCTCAACTCCTAAGTACGACACTCAGGAAACTATTTACGACTTTATCTTCGACGAACTCACCAAATGTTCAGCACAATTGGGCACTGGCACCGACCGCATTGGAGGTGATGTAACAAGTCTGAACGGTGATGCTGCTGCTTGGCGTAAGTATGCAAACTCACTGCGCTTGCGCTACGCCATGCGTATTAGCGAGGTGAACCCCACCAAGGCTCAGCAGGAATTTGAAAAGGCATTGGCAGACGAAGGTGGCTATATCACCGAAGCCAGTGAAGATGCCTACATTATCTATACTGACGGTCCCTTCACGCTATATGATGGCTCACGCGACTTAGACTTCCGTGTAAATGCTTTGGGCGAAATTCTCTATGGTCAGGATCCTACCTCTCCTACTTTTGTATGTTCAACGTTATTCAACATCCTGAACAATAGCAACGATCCCCGCTTGTATCGCATCTGCCGCCACTATATCAACACGAAGCGTAGTGAGATTAAGCCCGACCGCGAGTGGAATGTTGACGTGACCGACGAGGTTTTGGCTTATCTGACGAGTGCTGGTGAAACTGAGCACCCCTGTGACCCAGGTGCTGCTTGGTGGAACAACTGGGTTAATGCACCTGCCAACTCTGCTATCCCCACCCTCGACAAACTCGTTCAGCAGTATCCTGAAGCAGGTTTCGATGGTAGTAACTATCCAGCCCGCATGATGCGTCCTTTCTTGTCTATTGATTTCGAAATGCCTGACCGCCCAGGTACACTCATCACTTCTGCCGAGGTTGAGTTCCTGTTGGCAGAGGCAAAACTGAACGGATGGAACGTGCCTGGTACCATAAAGGATCACTTTAACGCTGGCATCAAAGCTTCAATAAAGTGGATGAATGAGCAATATCTGAATACGACCAATAGCATCTCTGATGCTGAGATTAATACTTTCGTGACATCTCAAGCCACTGCTCTGAGCACCAATGCTAAGGAAGCTATCAACACCCAGGCTTGGATTCTGCACATGATGAATCCCGCCGAAGCATGGGCTAACCTGCGCAGAAGCGACTATCCCGCGCTACGTGACCGCACAATGTTGAGTAAGTTTGAATCCGACTTCACCTACGATGACAATAACCTCCAGACACCTACTCGTCTGTGTTATCCCCTCCTTGAGAACAAATACAACAAGGCCAACTATACTGACGCCCTCAATCGCTTGGGTGGTAAGGATGACTGGCACAAGCGTCTCTGGTGGGATGTAAAAGACATCAACGTGAAATAA